The segment TGGGCGTATGCGTCTATCAGGCACCCCTTGCACAAGCGCGCCACGAGCCGTATGGCACCCCTGGAGTAGTCGTAGATGCGGTCTATGACCTCATCTGGAAAGAGGACCGAGATGGCATGCTTTTCGATGGAATACCTAGACTACTCAGAACGGCACGCCAAGTGTGGGTTCAGAGATCGCTGCCACTTTTCCAGAGGTTGCCGGTGTTTCACTCCCGTGACGCGGAACGACCCGGGCGTCTAACCAAGGGCGGCAAAGCCGCGCGGTGGGCGCTATCGCGTGCCGTAGACATGAACCCTGCCGTGTTCGGGCTATACCCCATCACAAACTGGACAGCCAAAGCCCTGCGGGCCATTCTGGCTCCGTTTGGAGTAAGACTAAGCCTATAATTCGCGGGTTAGCGAGATGGTATTGTCTGGTATAGTGTGCCTAGTCTGACGATATTATCAGAATCATCTGAGAAGGTACTTTGTAACGAGTGTCGAATATGCAGGCCAGGGAGGGATGTCCTTGGCCAGGAGATTTGATGGCTACCCAGGTTCTGAGTTCTCGCCGGTCCCCGTTCGCAAGTTCTCTTACATTCGGGACTACTACATCGGATCGCTTTACGTTATCAAGCCGCTATTGGAACTCATTGGGCTGCGGGCCATCGTGGATGAGGCTGTCCCGGATTACTCAGACAGGGGACAGATTGTCTCCACCGGCGAGGTCACAGAGATCCTGGTTGCGAACAGGCTGAACTCTCCCACGCCTTTGGTTGACGTGGAAGCCTGGGCGGATCTGTGTGGTATCCAGCATATGTTCGGAGTGGACCCGAAACGGCTGAACGATGATCGCCTGGCGAGGGCGCTGGAGGCTCTGGACGAACATCAGGATGAGATTCAGACCAAGCTGGCTTTCAGGCTCATGAAGGAGTTCGGGCTTGGCGCGGATGAGGTCATCTGGGACACGACCGCGTTTTACTTCGAGGGGGACTATGATGAAGCGGAGCTTATCAAGTTCGGGTATAGCCCGGACCACAGGAGCGACCTGAAGCAGATCAAGCTCGCAATGGCCGTGGACAAGGAATCAGGCGTTCCGATGCGGCAACAGCTTATCGAAGGGCGGCTTGCGGACCAGAAGATAGCTGTGGAGAGCCTGCTTGAAATGAAGGCGAAGCTGGGGAAGAGCCACATCCTGGTAATGGGTGACAATGCGGTTGGAACGATACCAAACTTGCTGAGGTTAAACTCCGAAGGGGTGAAGTTCATTGCCCCGTGTCCTTCGGATGTGCCGTTTAGGGAAGCCATGGATTCTGTAAGTCAAGAAGAGTTCGATCGCAACGTATGGAGCGACGGGAAAGGCGAAAGCAGGTTCAAGTATGCGGAACGGCGCGTTCTGATTACACCGGAGATGACGACAAGCCCGGATGCGAAGGGCACGAGCCCGTTTACAGCAAGGGTGCTCATTGTGTGGAGCGAGAGCAAGGCAAGGCTCGACCGCGAGCGGCGCGAGACCTACATGAGGCGTGTTGAGGAGAGGCTTCGGGATATCGGGGAGATGAAGCTAAACCGGCGGCGCTACAAGGATAAAGATTACGCCCAAAGCCAGGTTGACAAGATCTTCGAGGGGCCGACCTGTTACCTCAAAGCCGTCTACAGTCATCCGAGAGTTGTCGAGGTTCATGATGGACCCGATGGGCAAGCGGCGCTGAAACTTGAGTATGGGGTAGACCAGGAGGAGCTTCGCAAGCTCGAGCGCAGGGACGGGGTTTACCCGGTTGTCACGAACCTGGCGGACGGTGAGGAGTATCCACTGAAGCAGATCTTCGAGCGAACCCGTCGGAAGTATCAAGTGGAGCGGCCGATGAGGTATATGAAATCCCGGGTCCGGGTGCGGCCGGTATTCCTACACAAAGAGGAACGGGTACGGGGGCTGGCGCTGGTTTGCTTCATAGCACTGATCGCCTATTGCCTGCTGGAGCACCTGGCGAAGAAACACGACCGCAAGCTCACTTCACATCAAGTGCTCAAGAAGTACGTGTCCATAACGTACACAGCAGGCCAGACGCTGAACGGCGAGAGATTCGCCACAGTCGTCAACGTCACTGGCGAGCACATGAATCTCATTCGCAGGCTTGGACTTGCACGCGGGAGTTACAGCAAACTGGCAGATGATTCCACGTGAACAACGCCGCTGACCTCGGCACCAATTCGAAATGCCGGACCTGCGAAATATCGGCTAAGCATCTTCACCATGAGACGACTCCTCCGCAGCCTTGGCTTTAGGTGGAGAAGGCCGAAACTCATTGCGCTGAAGTCGGACCCCATAAGTGATTTCGAGGTCGCACTCATAGACGAGACGTATTCCTCAGGGCATTTGGCTCTGCCTGTACTGTGTTCTACCAGGACGAGTGCCACTGCGACCTACTACCCAACG is part of the Bacillota bacterium genome and harbors:
- a CDS encoding IS1634 family transposase, encoding MARRFDGYPGSEFSPVPVRKFSYIRDYYIGSLYVIKPLLELIGLRAIVDEAVPDYSDRGQIVSTGEVTEILVANRLNSPTPLVDVEAWADLCGIQHMFGVDPKRLNDDRLARALEALDEHQDEIQTKLAFRLMKEFGLGADEVIWDTTAFYFEGDYDEAELIKFGYSPDHRSDLKQIKLAMAVDKESGVPMRQQLIEGRLADQKIAVESLLEMKAKLGKSHILVMGDNAVGTIPNLLRLNSEGVKFIAPCPSDVPFREAMDSVSQEEFDRNVWSDGKGESRFKYAERRVLITPEMTTSPDAKGTSPFTARVLIVWSESKARLDRERRETYMRRVEERLRDIGEMKLNRRRYKDKDYAQSQVDKIFEGPTCYLKAVYSHPRVVEVHDGPDGQAALKLEYGVDQEELRKLERRDGVYPVVTNLADGEEYPLKQIFERTRRKYQVERPMRYMKSRVRVRPVFLHKEERVRGLALVCFIALIAYCLLEHLAKKHDRKLTSHQVLKKYVSITYTAGQTLNGERFATVVNVTGEHMNLIRRLGLARGSYSKLADDST